TCCTTGCGGTACCTCGGATGGATGGGGAGGGGGAACCTATGAGACCGATCAAGCTGAACCGTCGCGAGGTCATGGTGGGCGCGGGCGCGGCCCTGCTGACGGCGCGCAGCGCCTTCGCCCAGGGTGAGCCGCCGAAGCCGAAGCAGATCGTGGTCAACGCCTCCGGCGGGTCGATGAACGCGGCGTTGCGCAAGGCGTACTTCGATGCCTTCGAGAAGGATACGGGCATCCGCGTCGTGGAGACCTCACCGGTCGATCTCGGCAAGCTCAAGGCGATGGTCGGCTCCGGGAATATCGAGTGGAACCTGACGGAGATCGGCGGCCAGGACGGGGCTCTCGTGCAGCGCCTCGGGCTGGTCGAGAAGATCGATCCGAAAATGGTCGATCGCTCCGCCTATCCGAAGGAGGCCCGAAGCGAGTACCTCTTCGCCTCCTCCGTGTACTCGACCGTTCTCGCCTATCGCACCGACGTGTTCGCCACCGGCAAGCAGCCGAAGGGCTGGGCGGAGTTCTGGGATGTGAAGCGTTTCCCGGGGCCGCGCAGCATGCGTAACCATCCCGTCGACAATCTCGAATACGCGCTGTTGGCCGACGGCGTGCCGGCCGACAAGCTCTATCCCATCGACCTGGATCGTGCGTTCAAGAAGCTCGACGAGATCAAGCCCCACGTAAACGTGTGGTGGACCACCGGCCAGCAGCCGGCGCAGCTGCTGCTCGACAAGGAAGTCGTCCTCGCCACCGGGTGGAACGGCCGCTTCTACGACCTCATGAAGAAGGGCGCACCGATCGCGGTCGACTGGACCCAGGGTTCGCTCAAGCAGGGGACCTTCGTGATCCCGAAGGGCGCGAAGGATCTCCACTGGGCCAACAAGATGCTTGCCTACATGAGCGATCCCAAGCGGCAGGCCATCTACGCCAACGAGCTTGGCTATCCCGGGCTCAATCTCGAGAGCATCAAGTACATCGATCCGCAGGCCGCGCCGCACATGCCGACTTACCCGGAGAATCTTCCCAAGCAGTTCTGGCTCAGCGTCTCCTGGTGGGACGACAACCTGGAGAGGAGCATGGAACGCTGGAAGCAGTGGCTGCTCAAGAAATAAAGGACGCCGAGCTCCGGGTCGACGGGGTTGCCAAGCGCTACGGCGCCGTCGTCGCGCTCGGCGGGGTGTCGCTTTCGGTCGCGGCCGGCGAGTTCTTGACCATCCTCGGCCCGAGCGGATCGGGCAAGACGACGCTGCTCAAGGTGGTGGCCGGCTTCGAGTTCCCCGATGCCGGCCGCGTGA
Above is a genomic segment from Terriglobales bacterium containing:
- a CDS encoding ABC transporter substrate-binding protein, whose translation is MRPIKLNRREVMVGAGAALLTARSAFAQGEPPKPKQIVVNASGGSMNAALRKAYFDAFEKDTGIRVVETSPVDLGKLKAMVGSGNIEWNLTEIGGQDGALVQRLGLVEKIDPKMVDRSAYPKEARSEYLFASSVYSTVLAYRTDVFATGKQPKGWAEFWDVKRFPGPRSMRNHPVDNLEYALLADGVPADKLYPIDLDRAFKKLDEIKPHVNVWWTTGQQPAQLLLDKEVVLATGWNGRFYDLMKKGAPIAVDWTQGSLKQGTFVIPKGAKDLHWANKMLAYMSDPKRQAIYANELGYPGLNLESIKYIDPQAAPHMPTYPENLPKQFWLSVSWWDDNLERSMERWKQWLLKK